The Tachysurus vachellii isolate PV-2020 chromosome 25, HZAU_Pvac_v1, whole genome shotgun sequence genomic sequence GCTGTTTACTACTTTATCTAAATGGTATTTTATCAGATCACTTATGTTAAtctttatgttaatgttttactattttatattaatctgtacactttatttcattttatgcaccataaggaataaaaattaaaattcttttattGTCCTTATACTGAATACAGTGAAATTAACACAGTCCTTACAGGCCGCAACAATTGCAGTCAACGAAataagtatgtaaatatttatatagatcGAGGTgaaagcctagtggttaaggtgttgggctaccaatcagaaggttgtgagtttgatcccaggtccaccaagctgccactgttgggcccctgagcaaggcccttaacgctcaattgctcagttgtataaacatgagataatgcaagttgctctgaataaaggcatctgccaaatgctggaaatgtaaatgtattaaagtgCAACGAAATGTAAAGATGGCAATAATAAAACTTTTGTTGTTgcgtaatgacaataaagcatCGATCTATCTATAAGATTATGTAATGCTAAAATTCTCCAGACTCCAGTTATTTAATTGCAAtaattatatagtattatatcataataaatgatctatctatctataaaattATGTAAtactcctatatatatatatatatatatatatatatatatatatatatatatacacacacacagtatatatataattttaatattacacacactcttatagatagaaatgtatattatataatcttatatatagaatatgtatatatatatatatatatatatatatatatatatatatatacacacacacacacacatacatatagactCTCAGGTCCAGACAGTGTTACTTAATACTATCTATAAGattatgtaatattaaaattttatatatatgttttttgtattttattacagaCTAATCTTTAGAAGACTCTCAGGTGTTATTTAAATCCGTGTAAACAGGTTTAATTTGAGTTAAACgccattactgttactgttttacctgcttcttcaccagggtgtggTGTAAGACATAAAAGGACAAACAGGAGAGTAACGAGgtataaaaatgtgtaatagTGTGAGGATAAGACGTGTAAAATGTGAGTAATGTGAGTAATTTGAGTAATTTACCGACTGAAACCTCCTGAGCGAAGGCCAAGGAGATCAACAACAGCGGCAAACCGACTGCTATACAGAGGTGCAGCTTGTCCAGGGCCAGATCCAAACGCGCGCCTTTATACTTCCCATCTGTGCTCGGTTCCTTCAGTAAGAAGTCTGTAAAAACATACTCCGTAGCTACGGACGCTATAGGCATGTTGTTTTAATCCCCAAAGACAAACTCACAATGTTGAATTACAAATGAGTTCCTTCTCTGTGTGGTAACGTTAGAAACTGAAACTAAACAATCATTGTTCTGTAGTCCCCTGTGTTCAAGTACTAGTTTTAGTTCTTCTTCTTTAAACGCGGAAGGTTACAGGGTTCATTACCGCCACCTGCTGCACACAGTGTAGATATAAACAGCTTAACATAACGAGCCCTAGCATTAAGCTAACGTTagctaacaaacacaaaaatatacatatgtattataatatctaacaattaattatatttatttattgacatatATGCACAACATATATAATTACAGTATCGTAGCTACTTTAACACCAATAGCAATATCAATTTAACTAAAATGAGCTAACTATAATAGACAGCTTTGGGCTGTCATGAgtgattatttttcaataacagaAGACACCATCATGTTGTATTGCTTTAATTGTTGTAATTGTACACAAttatcagaattagaatcagaatcatgtttattggccaagtgtgttgacacacgcAAGGAAACtagttccagctgtttgtgactctcaaaagtacataaatagacataaataacactatactatacaagacaacacaatccagacataaataacactatactatacaagacaacacaatccagaaataaataacactagGAATAGGAATGCTAAATTGGGAGTCAAAAAGGGAGTCGACTCTTACTGGTGAGTTGAGTGAAATGATATGACTCATTGCAAGGAATCAGATTTCGCAGCCGTTTTTAGGAAAGATTTACAGAAGAATCGTGAGATAAAAATACCGCCCTTTACGCTCCTATTGGTCAGTAGTTCATATGACGTTTTGATATCAGCCAATTGGAGTTCCTGGAATGGGTAGGCTTTGCGCATGCGCACATATACGCTACGTCAGCCGTTTAAGTTAGCGAGTGTGTAAAATCTACGTGGCTTTATTCTGAAATCCCTGAAGTGTTGTTCAGCGTCAGCATCCACATTTACTAACCCAGGTAAGTTTCTCTAATGTaacataattatattaatatattttagtaaagtatgtttgaaatataaacCGACATTATGGCCACATTAACACCGACTATAGTGTTATAGCTTTAGCAACATAGCTAAGCGTTAGCAAGCAACGCTTAGCAAACAACGCTTAGCTATGTTGCTAAAGCTATTAATGTATTGTTTTATGTCTATCAGGACTGATAGacataaaacaatacatttattacTTGAAGCCCAAATTACTTCCTATTATAAATAGTGTACACTTCGTAGGGAACAGGGGACTTTAGAGATTTAGCCTGTTTTACAGTCTATACAAAAGTACTGGACAAGTCGCTAGAAACAGGTCCTAATAAAGAGGAATGTTCACATAAGCAGGCTAGTTTCTGTGTCTAGTTCTACAGCTGGCTCTGGCTTTTTTCTATGATTTTGGTCTGTTTTTCCgtctgttcttttctctctctctctctctctccctgtctgtctgtcccctctttttctatctgtctctgcttcactcctccctgtctgtctgtcctctgtccctgtctgtcctctctctccctccctgtctgttctctctctctctctgtctgtcctctctctctctctctcacactccctctccctgtctgtctgtcctctctctctctcgcactgcttctccctgtctgtctgccttccctctctctctctccgtcctcTCTccctgtcggtctgtctgtcctctctctctctctctctctctctctctctctctctctctccctgtcagtctgtcctctccctccctgtctgtctgcttgtcctctctcttgctctccctgACTGTCCTCTTTTTCTATTTATCTGTCCCTGCTTCACTCCTCCCTGTCTgtcctctctccctgtctgtcctgtctctctccctgtctgtatGTCCACTCACTGTTTGTCTGTTCCTCGATTTCCTGTCTGAAAGAattattaaaacactgatgtttgcaCATTTCCTCCTCCTCAGCCCGAAGACAACATGGATCAGGTCATGCAGTTTGTTGAGCCTGGACGTCAGTTCGTGAAGGACTCCATCAGGCTTGTAAAACGATGCACAAAACCAGACAGAAAAGGtcagtttgtcatgttttcccattttaataaataacatttcactTTTGATGACAACCTTTTCTGGACAAGGAGACATAATTTCTCGTCCATAGGCATAATGCAAGTTATACTATGAAAGGTTTAATTTCTCAGGCTTTTAAACTGCTTTCTAGCTCTACATGTATGTAGATGGTCTGTCTTATTAAGTAGGAGGAGATGAACTCATTAAATTGGAAATGGATCAGAAGCACGTTTTAATCACAAgttacatttttctgttttatagaATTTCAGAAGATTGCAATGGCCACAGCGATTGGCTTCGCAATCATGGGCTTTATCGGATTCTTTGTCAAACTCATCCACATCCCCATCAACAACATCATTGTGTAAGTTATCCTTTGACTATATAACTGACCCGCTGCATTGTTTCAACacaattcatatttattcaaatttttgtgctttaaacatattaataagTGTATTTGGTCACAATAATACACatgtaaatacatatacacaataaaGGTCAAGTGCTTTAGTTATAATGATGGTAGGTGCAGTGTATGGCGGTGAGTATGTGAGAGCTGTGATTCATTCAGCTGTAAGAGCATTAGAGAGGTTATGTGGTTTGTTAGGAGAGGAAACCTGGGGTGAAGACAGTGTTcctgttcatcccaaaggtgttcagtgtggtcaacgtcagggctttgtgcagaTCAGACAAGTTCTTTCACTCAAgttttggcaaaccatgtcgTCATGAAGctggctttgtgtacaggggcaTTTTTATGATGGAACAGGTTTAGGGTCTCTTAGTCCCaggaagggaaactgtaatttTAGTAACTCgtatgaacataaaaaaaagacgtTTGAATGGTAGACTAGATGTACTGCAATATACAGGTTTGTTAATAAGCTGCCAGTAACACTGAAAAAGGAGGGGGGATTCTTCCAGTTTGTcatttggggatgtggtagctcagtggttaaggtgttgggctactgatcagaaggtcatgggatCGAACCCctggtccaccaaactgccactactgggcccctgagcaaggcccttaaccctcagttgctcagttgtaagtcactctggataagggtgtctgctaaatgccgtaaatgtaaatgtaaatgtcattatATTGTAATTGCTCAAACTATATTGTGATACAGTTTATCACaatattaatgattatattCCAAGTCCTAGTGTGTGTATCATCAGATGTGGCAAAGCTGCCCCTGACTGAGGCAAAGGCGTTACCATGGCAGCTATGTGGATATCGGTCCAAAGTCTTATGTTGTGTGACTGATCAGTGAGCCTGATTTTGCTTTCCTCCTCTTTTTTTAGTGGTGGTTGAATCAACATCATCTTAAATCTCTTTGGACACCGGAAGCATGGAGCAGCGCTGGATGACGGACTGGTTGTGAATTTGccttgtactttttttttttttttttttagattttaataaatcaaaGGGAATCAAAAGTcaattgtctttttattttttcattaaaaagctGCATGGCTATCATAAGGCACATGTATGAACTTcctatttatttgatttatttactctGTTTTGATACCCATAGTCCATAGGAGAGGTCTGTCTGTGCTGATGGTCACAGGTTTTCTCTCGTTTTCAGTGTCAAGCTCTTCGTATGTATTTGATGTGCTGACGAGCTTCCCGAATTCCAACACCTGATTATCTGTAAAAAgcaatgtttaatataaaataacaatgttTATTATCATGCAGCTTTACATGGTCAGGAGGAAAAAACAGCATAGACACTCTAGTGTTGAA encodes the following:
- the sec61g gene encoding protein transport protein Sec61 subunit gamma, which produces MDQVMQFVEPGRQFVKDSIRLVKRCTKPDRKEFQKIAMATAIGFAIMGFIGFFVKLIHIPINNIIVGG